A stretch of the Thiocystis violascens DSM 198 genome encodes the following:
- a CDS encoding EAL domain-containing response regulator — protein sequence MTPLTLAETGRRVYYLGADQGLLTDLAPLLEPRDLHLTAFASLADLSQAFGRAPPAALLLDMTHIAGASGLERFLDGLFLAVRQRPGVICIASRKAGDETLAHRLAAMRAGANSYVVAPVPPRRLASRIIRMCGVVETSRYRILVAEDDPAQAKYIAVLLANAGMETLVVEDPMKLLGRMQAFRPNLILMDLYMPGATGAEMAAIIRDHDELFGIPILFLSAETDLDKQLEALKAGGDGFIAKPVRRKQLIGAVEHRIRMSRWLQDRHTLDNRRESANGFLPRDVFMRHLDRISRSGAIESEGRGLLVIEIDDYPRILAALGLGRVEKMLRQMEIQISHHMTARESATRLDDCRYGLIAQRENRMQLQDLARKLCALLAQVKPEKPAQEIGITVSLGIGLFLPSAGDAIAMISRGEKAAVSARRAGGNRFRVWTPSVVSDGVPESDAMIQRLIVAALAQNGLILLFQPLMPRVPGEGELYEAQIRLRTLDGEQIQPADFLSVATRGKLMPRVDRWVLERALEVMDRQRQPCNGARGNPKLRLLVHQTIGTLAEPEWLPWFRDQVVQRDLIQSSPLLEFQMSDLHRNILAAIPVLERLLTYGVQICVANVSGTPEEVALLGRLGATFAKLSFQTIHNTEQGQLIDLIERLREQGIAVIAAGIEDPDTIARVWNCRPDYLQGNFLQIPSAELSFDFQHSSDDH from the coding sequence ATGACACCTCTCACCCTCGCGGAAACTGGCCGCCGCGTCTATTATCTCGGGGCCGATCAGGGCTTGCTGACCGACTTGGCGCCTCTGCTCGAACCAAGAGACTTACATCTGACGGCCTTCGCCAGCCTCGCCGACCTGTCACAGGCATTCGGGCGCGCGCCGCCGGCCGCCCTGCTGCTCGACATGACCCACATCGCCGGAGCCAGCGGGTTGGAACGCTTTCTCGACGGACTCTTTCTCGCCGTTCGGCAGCGTCCTGGCGTGATCTGTATCGCCAGCCGCAAGGCCGGCGACGAGACCCTGGCGCATCGGCTGGCGGCCATGCGCGCGGGCGCCAACAGCTATGTGGTGGCACCGGTTCCGCCCCGCCGCCTGGCCAGTCGGATCATCCGGATGTGCGGCGTGGTCGAGACGAGCCGTTATCGCATCCTCGTGGCCGAGGACGATCCGGCCCAGGCCAAATATATTGCGGTCCTGTTGGCGAATGCCGGCATGGAGACGCTGGTGGTCGAGGATCCGATGAAACTCCTGGGCCGGATGCAGGCGTTCCGGCCCAACCTGATCCTCATGGATCTTTACATGCCAGGCGCGACCGGCGCCGAAATGGCCGCCATCATTCGCGATCATGACGAACTCTTTGGAATCCCCATCCTCTTTCTTTCGGCGGAAACCGATCTCGACAAGCAACTGGAGGCGCTCAAGGCGGGCGGCGACGGCTTCATCGCCAAACCGGTTCGTCGCAAACAGTTGATCGGCGCCGTCGAACACCGCATCCGGATGTCGCGCTGGCTGCAGGACCGGCACACCCTGGACAATCGCCGCGAGAGCGCCAACGGCTTCCTGCCCCGCGATGTCTTCATGCGGCACCTGGACCGGATCAGCCGTTCCGGAGCCATCGAGAGCGAGGGCCGTGGACTGCTGGTCATCGAGATCGACGACTATCCACGCATCCTTGCGGCACTGGGTCTCGGCCGCGTCGAGAAGATGCTGCGCCAGATGGAAATTCAGATCAGTCATCACATGACCGCCCGCGAAAGCGCGACGCGCCTGGACGACTGCCGCTATGGGCTGATCGCACAGCGGGAAAACCGGATGCAATTACAGGATCTGGCCAGAAAGCTGTGCGCGCTGCTGGCGCAGGTCAAGCCGGAGAAACCGGCGCAGGAAATCGGCATCACGGTCAGTCTCGGGATCGGACTCTTTCTGCCGAGCGCCGGGGACGCCATCGCCATGATCTCCAGGGGAGAGAAGGCGGCGGTCAGCGCCCGGCGAGCCGGCGGCAATCGGTTCCGTGTCTGGACGCCGTCGGTGGTGTCCGACGGGGTGCCCGAATCCGACGCGATGATTCAACGGCTGATCGTCGCCGCGCTCGCCCAGAACGGCCTGATCCTGCTGTTTCAGCCGCTCATGCCGCGCGTCCCAGGCGAAGGCGAACTTTACGAGGCACAGATCAGGCTCCGAACGCTGGACGGCGAACAGATCCAGCCGGCCGATTTTCTGTCCGTCGCGACGCGCGGCAAGCTGATGCCGCGCGTCGACCGCTGGGTGCTGGAACGGGCATTGGAGGTCATGGACCGCCAGCGCCAGCCCTGCAATGGCGCGCGGGGCAACCCGAAACTGCGGCTCCTGGTGCATCAAACCATCGGCACCCTGGCGGAACCCGAGTGGCTCCCCTGGTTCCGCGATCAGGTCGTCCAGCGCGACCTGATCCAGTCGAGTCCGCTGCTTGAATTCCAGATGAGCGATCTGCATCGGAACATCCTCGCCGCGATCCCCGTGCTGGAGCGTTTGCTCACCTATGGCGTCCAGATCTGCGTGGCGAATGTTTCCGGGACTCCGGAAGAGGTGGCCTTGCTCGGCAGACTTGGGGCGACGTTCGCGAAGCTGTCGTTCCAGACCATTCACAACACCGAGCAGGGGCAATTGATCGATCTGATCGAGCGCCTGCGCGAGCAGGGCATCGCCGTGATCGCCGCCGGCATCGAGGATCCGGATACCATCGCCCGCGTCTGGAATTGCCGGCCGGATTACCTTCAGGGGAATTTTCTGCAAATCCCGAGCGCTGAGTTGAGCTTCGACTTTCAGCATTCGTCCGATGACCATTGA
- the thiC gene encoding phosphomethylpyrimidine synthase ThiC, translating into MSAIPQEFVRTTARLSEEVTEPFPNSRKVYVTGSRPDLRVPMREVTLTPTQTSQGEEENPPVMLYDTSGPYTDPHARIDLMAGLADLRSAWIEERGDTEFLTGPTSAFGHARQSDPTLAHLRFEHLRTPRRAKAGRNVTQMHYARQGIVTPEMEYVAIRESLRLDELRADPRYAKVLRQHPGHAFGASLPDLITPEFVREEIARGRAILPANINHPEVEPMIIGRNFRVKINTNIGNSALSSSIEEEVEKMVWSARWGGDTLMDLSTGKNIHETREWILRNAPMPIGTVPIYQALEKVDGRPEELTWELMRDTLIEQAEQGVDYFTIHAGVLLRYVPLTADRLTGIVSRGGSILAKWCLAHHRENFLYTHFGEICEIMKAYDVTFSLGDGLRPGSIADANDRAQFAELETLGELTKFAWEQDVQVMIEGPGHVPLQKIQENMTKELADCDEAPFYTLGPLITDIAPAYDHITSGIGAANIGWYGTAMLCYVTPKEHLGLPNKEDVRDGIVTYKIAAHAADLAKGLPGAQIRDNALSKARFEFRWEDQFNLSLDPDRAREYHDQTMPHAAHKVAHFCSMCGPHFCSMKITQDVRDYAQAHRIENIEVAVEEGMKEKAREFLEEGAAIYKAV; encoded by the coding sequence ATGAGCGCCATCCCGCAAGAATTCGTCCGCACCACCGCCCGGCTCTCCGAAGAGGTGACCGAACCCTTTCCGAACTCCCGCAAGGTCTATGTGACCGGCTCGCGCCCCGATCTGCGCGTGCCGATGCGCGAGGTGACTTTGACCCCGACTCAGACCAGTCAGGGCGAGGAGGAAAACCCGCCGGTCATGCTCTATGACACCTCCGGTCCCTACACCGATCCGCACGCCCGCATCGATCTCATGGCCGGTCTCGCCGACCTGCGCTCGGCCTGGATCGAGGAGCGTGGCGACACCGAATTCCTGACCGGCCCGACCTCCGCCTTCGGCCACGCGCGCCAGAGCGATCCGACGTTGGCCCATCTGCGGTTCGAGCATCTGCGCACCCCGCGCCGCGCCAAGGCCGGGCGGAACGTCACCCAGATGCACTACGCCCGCCAGGGCATCGTTACGCCCGAGATGGAATATGTCGCCATCCGCGAGAGCCTGCGGCTCGACGAACTGCGCGCCGATCCACGCTATGCCAAGGTGTTGCGTCAGCATCCCGGCCACGCCTTCGGCGCCAGCCTGCCCGATCTGATCACCCCCGAGTTCGTGCGCGAGGAGATTGCGCGCGGGCGCGCCATCCTCCCGGCCAACATCAACCATCCGGAAGTCGAGCCGATGATCATCGGGCGCAATTTCCGGGTGAAGATCAACACCAACATCGGCAACTCGGCCCTCAGTTCCTCGATCGAGGAAGAGGTCGAGAAGATGGTCTGGTCGGCGCGTTGGGGCGGCGACACCCTGATGGATCTCTCCACCGGCAAGAACATCCACGAGACCCGCGAGTGGATCCTGCGCAACGCTCCCATGCCGATCGGCACCGTGCCCATCTATCAGGCGCTCGAAAAGGTCGACGGACGGCCCGAGGAACTGACCTGGGAGCTGATGCGCGACACGCTGATTGAGCAGGCCGAGCAGGGCGTGGACTACTTCACCATCCACGCTGGCGTGCTGCTGCGTTACGTGCCGCTGACCGCCGATCGGCTCACCGGCATCGTCTCGCGCGGCGGCTCCATCCTCGCCAAGTGGTGCCTTGCGCACCATCGGGAAAACTTCCTCTACACCCACTTCGGCGAGATCTGCGAGATCATGAAGGCGTATGACGTGACCTTCAGCCTCGGCGACGGACTGCGCCCCGGCTCCATCGCCGACGCCAACGACCGCGCCCAGTTCGCCGAGCTCGAAACCCTGGGCGAGCTGACCAAATTCGCCTGGGAGCAGGATGTCCAGGTCATGATCGAAGGCCCCGGCCATGTCCCGCTGCAGAAAATCCAGGAGAACATGACTAAGGAACTGGCGGACTGTGATGAAGCGCCCTTCTATACCCTCGGGCCATTGATCACCGACATCGCGCCGGCCTACGATCACATCACCTCCGGCATTGGCGCGGCCAATATCGGCTGGTATGGCACCGCCATGCTCTGTTATGTCACGCCTAAGGAGCATCTGGGTCTGCCCAACAAAGAGGACGTGCGCGACGGCATCGTCACCTACAAGATCGCCGCCCACGCCGCCGATCTGGCCAAGGGTCTGCCCGGCGCGCAGATCCGCGACAACGCGCTCTCCAAGGCACGCTTCGAGTTCCGTTGGGAGGATCAGTTCAACCTCTCGCTCGATCCCGACCGCGCGCGCGAATATCACGACCAGACCATGCCCCACGCCGCGCACAAGGTCGCCCATTTCTGCTCCATGTGCGGACCGCATTTCTGTTCGATGAAGATCACCCAGGATGTGCGCGATTATGCGCAGGCGCATCGGATTGAGAACATCGAGGTCGCGGTGGAGGAAGGCATGAAGGAGAAGGCGCGGGAGTTCCTGGAGGAAGGGGCGGCGATCTACAAGGCGGTCTAG
- a CDS encoding AAA family ATPase produces the protein MEIELRPITILFGRNNSGKTALLRLPRLLLRALSSRARSGFPLDVDELTYGESFRDLIHQRLIHGHINFSLAIEDNHRQIALSAKVQNISESQSGAIARGDYQVVSRFQLEEPSLLLEWEATRGRPPSYGDFGKIEFRGLLPEARNHQRLPGELFEDWRQRIQDFEERISHLGGYRKPIDRSYERSTPRPIGLDGDGAPEWLAESSELLDAAGDWFQEHMDGWRLALDSAAGIFRCVLRRGEVEINLADAGDGMQQLLPVVVQQLLHRSQEYPGFIDLVEEPELHLHPAAHAALADLFLETVSTRKGQILVETHSENLLLRIRRRIAESVAAPHDVALYWIEDKSDGSSEIRPIQILADGEVDDWPEGVFSEGYQEVRAMRRAARPRSD, from the coding sequence GTGGAGATTGAACTGCGTCCAATCACGATCCTGTTTGGCCGAAACAACAGCGGAAAGACCGCTTTGCTACGTCTACCAAGGCTCCTGCTACGCGCCTTGTCTTCCCGCGCACGCAGCGGCTTTCCCTTGGACGTCGATGAATTGACCTACGGCGAGTCCTTCCGCGATCTGATCCATCAGCGCTTGATCCATGGCCACATCAACTTCTCTCTGGCAATCGAAGATAATCATCGGCAAATCGCCCTGAGCGCCAAGGTTCAGAATATTTCCGAGTCTCAGTCGGGCGCCATCGCTAGGGGTGATTACCAAGTTGTTTCGCGCTTTCAGCTTGAGGAGCCGTCGCTACTGCTTGAATGGGAGGCAACGCGCGGACGCCCACCGAGTTATGGCGATTTCGGCAAGATTGAATTCCGGGGCTTGCTACCTGAGGCGCGTAACCATCAAAGGTTGCCCGGAGAGTTGTTCGAGGACTGGCGCCAACGAATCCAGGATTTCGAAGAGCGGATTTCACATCTGGGCGGTTACCGCAAACCAATCGACCGTTCCTACGAGCGAAGCACCCCGCGTCCGATTGGGCTTGACGGTGACGGAGCGCCAGAATGGCTTGCGGAGTCATCGGAACTGCTAGATGCGGCTGGCGATTGGTTCCAAGAACACATGGACGGCTGGCGCCTTGCCTTGGATAGCGCCGCTGGCATATTCCGCTGTGTGCTGCGTCGCGGCGAAGTCGAGATCAATTTGGCGGACGCCGGGGATGGCATGCAACAGCTTTTGCCGGTTGTTGTGCAACAACTCCTGCATCGATCGCAAGAATATCCAGGGTTCATAGACCTCGTCGAAGAGCCTGAATTGCACCTCCATCCGGCAGCTCACGCAGCCCTGGCCGACCTCTTCCTAGAGACCGTCTCGACCAGAAAGGGACAAATTCTGGTTGAGACGCACTCGGAAAACCTTCTGTTGCGAATCCGCCGACGCATCGCGGAAAGTGTTGCGGCTCCTCACGACGTAGCTTTGTATTGGATCGAAGACAAGAGCGACGGCAGCAGCGAGATCCGTCCGATTCAGATCCTCGCCGACGGCGAGGTCGATGACTGGCCAGAAGGCGTCTTCTCGGAAGGCTACCAAGAGGTGCGTGCCATGCGCCGCGCCGCGCGCCCGCGTTCAGACTGA
- a CDS encoding DUF262 domain-containing protein yields the protein MEPRSFSPEVKPEVVFVFELVRNVTAGKLRIPNFQRGYVWRRVQMLDLLDSIRRRYPIGSLLIWDTDEHLSSRPNIGPIPVPRGADGISSHVLDGHQRLSTLAGALMAPLNQSAQQDDEDPGRWEIWYNAKDEQFEHPRVGDELQPWHFPLRKLMDTISFIGECKRILHDGGDNGGHYVRKIEALLQTFNEYKLPIIRISNTELTQAVDIFARLNSKGQPMSADQMVSALMYREAPGGSPAFNLSEMIDEMLDLLDGYGFGGIDRTIVLRGLLACLEEDIYRTDWTRLVDAKRSDLLKRLPSIIEPTKAAMERAARFLNSIGVYTDRLLPYAMQLVVLAAFFRDCESPTPDQTAFLRRWFWVSSFAGWFASGNPSRVGHLVAEMRGKIARTSCPNPLLENMRMDEPAQPFPKTFDMRSARARTWLLVLLSLQPRGRDGKPVEEPWRLITEHRSNAIGYIAATVNDKDLKSSPANRILRFDPKDRSQAMSWLLKLDSSLRAQILLSHGIPPDSWGLLETGNRDAFLNVRRDYLIQLELEHMKREGVIPPPDPTPQSAAIDTE from the coding sequence ATGGAACCGCGTTCCTTCTCCCCCGAGGTTAAACCAGAAGTCGTCTTTGTCTTCGAACTCGTGCGCAACGTCACGGCCGGCAAACTGCGGATACCGAATTTTCAGCGAGGCTACGTTTGGCGGCGCGTCCAAATGCTTGATCTCCTGGACAGCATCCGCCGCCGCTATCCCATCGGCAGCCTCCTGATTTGGGATACCGACGAGCATCTCAGCAGCCGCCCTAACATTGGACCGATTCCTGTCCCCCGTGGCGCGGATGGGATATCGTCTCATGTGCTGGATGGACATCAACGTCTCTCAACCCTGGCGGGCGCCTTGATGGCGCCTCTCAATCAATCGGCGCAACAGGATGATGAAGATCCCGGACGCTGGGAGATCTGGTACAACGCGAAGGATGAGCAATTCGAGCATCCGCGCGTAGGCGACGAACTGCAACCCTGGCATTTTCCGCTAAGGAAATTGATGGACACCATTTCTTTCATCGGAGAGTGCAAACGCATCCTTCACGATGGCGGTGACAATGGAGGCCATTACGTCCGTAAAATCGAAGCGCTCCTACAGACATTCAACGAATACAAGCTTCCCATCATTCGCATCAGCAACACCGAACTCACGCAGGCCGTCGATATCTTCGCTCGGCTGAATTCCAAAGGGCAGCCAATGAGCGCGGACCAGATGGTGTCGGCGCTCATGTATCGCGAAGCGCCTGGCGGAAGTCCGGCGTTCAATCTCTCCGAAATGATCGATGAAATGCTTGACCTTCTGGATGGCTATGGATTTGGCGGCATTGATCGAACCATCGTTCTGCGCGGCCTACTGGCTTGTCTGGAGGAAGACATCTACAGGACCGATTGGACTCGACTCGTGGATGCGAAGCGCAGTGATCTGCTGAAGCGGCTTCCGTCGATCATCGAGCCAACCAAGGCTGCCATGGAGCGGGCCGCTCGGTTCCTCAACAGCATCGGCGTCTATACGGATCGCCTGTTGCCTTATGCCATGCAGCTCGTTGTTCTCGCCGCGTTCTTTCGCGACTGTGAAAGCCCCACCCCGGATCAGACGGCATTCTTACGACGTTGGTTCTGGGTTTCGTCGTTTGCCGGCTGGTTCGCATCCGGCAATCCTTCTCGTGTTGGACACTTAGTTGCCGAGATGCGCGGCAAGATCGCACGAACGAGCTGTCCAAATCCACTCCTTGAGAACATGCGCATGGATGAGCCAGCGCAACCCTTCCCGAAAACATTTGACATGCGCAGCGCCCGAGCACGCACCTGGCTGCTCGTGCTCCTCTCGCTCCAGCCTCGGGGCCGCGATGGCAAACCCGTGGAGGAGCCCTGGCGTTTGATCACGGAACATCGATCCAATGCGATCGGTTACATCGCCGCCACCGTGAACGACAAGGATCTCAAGTCGAGTCCCGCGAATCGCATTCTTAGGTTCGATCCCAAGGATCGCTCTCAAGCCATGAGTTGGCTATTGAAGCTCGACTCAAGTCTACGTGCTCAAATCCTGCTTAGTCATGGTATTCCACCGGATTCTTGGGGATTACTTGAGACTGGAAACCGCGATGCATTCCTTAATGTACGGCGTGACTATCTTATTCAATTGGAGTTGGAGCATATGAAACGAGAGGGCGTAATCCCTCCGCCCGATCCGACTCCTCAATCGGCAGCGATCGACACCGAGTAG
- a CDS encoding cobalamin B12-binding domain-containing protein, producing MPPIPPRAARLYADHADRLASQVSHLLMQHPRLDEFLNGNAFRLLEVNHRNHGAFVAEVLRTRNFELLAKSLPWAYHAYHHQGVPYDYFPVQLDAWKRAIREQLPSAEAASLMPLYDWMLAVHADVIAAAKRYRSERPTVPVGLVEVHGKVVEALIAGDHLAVLHHCQNLLNEGMTFPRLLQWIFYPAMVEIGVRWEKGAVSVEMEHQATAMAYLVLSALYYEQPFPAKARGRAIVASVTNEFHELGAWMVASCLELDGWDVTFLASDCALETLVDTMRAESPRFIALSVSLLSNLEAARETVAALRADLGPASDTPILVGGRALLTAPSLLDAIGADLFLTDCEAAVIWARSLEIAA from the coding sequence ATGCCACCGATCCCGCCGCGGGCCGCCCGTCTCTATGCCGATCATGCCGACCGCTTGGCCAGTCAGGTCTCGCATCTGCTGATGCAGCATCCCCGTCTCGATGAATTCCTCAACGGCAATGCATTCCGCCTGCTGGAGGTTAACCATCGCAACCACGGCGCCTTCGTTGCGGAGGTCTTGCGGACTCGAAATTTTGAGCTACTGGCCAAGTCGTTACCCTGGGCCTATCACGCCTACCATCATCAGGGCGTGCCCTATGATTACTTTCCCGTTCAACTAGATGCCTGGAAAAGGGCGATCCGCGAGCAGCTTCCAAGTGCCGAGGCGGCGAGCCTGATGCCGCTGTATGACTGGATGCTGGCGGTCCACGCCGACGTGATTGCGGCCGCCAAGCGGTATCGATCGGAGCGCCCGACGGTTCCGGTCGGACTGGTCGAGGTACACGGGAAGGTCGTCGAGGCGTTGATCGCGGGCGATCACCTTGCGGTGCTCCATCATTGTCAGAATCTGCTGAACGAGGGCATGACCTTCCCGCGGTTACTCCAGTGGATTTTTTATCCGGCGATGGTCGAGATCGGCGTCCGCTGGGAGAAAGGAGCCGTCTCGGTTGAAATGGAGCATCAGGCCACCGCCATGGCGTATCTGGTGCTTTCCGCACTCTATTATGAACAACCCTTTCCGGCCAAGGCGCGCGGGCGCGCCATCGTCGCCTCGGTGACTAACGAGTTTCACGAACTCGGGGCCTGGATGGTCGCCTCCTGTCTTGAACTCGACGGCTGGGATGTGACTTTTCTTGCCAGCGATTGCGCGCTGGAGACCCTGGTCGATACCATGCGCGCGGAATCGCCTCGCTTCATTGCGCTCTCGGTCAGCCTCCTCAGCAATCTGGAGGCCGCTCGGGAAACGGTCGCGGCCCTGCGCGCAGACCTCGGGCCGGCATCGGACACCCCCATCCTGGTCGGCGGGCGCGCCCTGCTGACCGCCCCCTCGCTGCTCGACGCGATCGGCGCGGATCTGTTTCTGACCGACTGCGAGGCAGCCGTCATCTGGGCGCGTAGTCTGGAGATCGCTGCATGA
- a CDS encoding GGDEF domain-containing protein — MNEEILSHPDLIWALRNYVMDSGRLLVVEVDGQGLIGESNLAFRSHFSSFKRVRGEPLSRFLGGGRGDTLEIESGLVNRTPVAHVFKSLDGGETYLFHAYPVAQGSLLIGELANAAKSDIIERMGNLAIEMSRLVRDLRKTNHELAMANDLNLELARTDPLTGLANRRYFMERLQTTLAHAQARDHRLSLVMIDLDHFKQVNDRFGHAGGDATLVAFAGLLKSQVRAADLSGRFGGEEFVLYMLDADLRAASEAAGRLRVQMSQLRPLDADFRVTASFGVTELSPGETAETLLIRADDLLYRAKAEGRNRVIAEACGA, encoded by the coding sequence ATGAACGAAGAAATCTTATCTCACCCCGATCTGATCTGGGCGTTGCGCAACTATGTCATGGATTCGGGGCGTCTGCTGGTGGTCGAAGTGGACGGTCAGGGGTTGATCGGCGAGAGCAATCTTGCCTTTCGATCGCACTTTTCCAGCTTCAAGCGCGTGCGGGGGGAGCCGCTGTCGCGTTTTCTGGGCGGCGGGCGCGGCGATACCCTGGAGATCGAATCCGGACTCGTCAACCGTACCCCGGTCGCGCATGTTTTCAAAAGCCTGGACGGCGGCGAAACCTATCTGTTTCATGCCTACCCCGTCGCTCAGGGCTCCCTGCTCATCGGCGAGTTGGCCAATGCCGCCAAGAGCGACATCATCGAACGCATGGGCAACCTGGCGATCGAGATGTCGCGGCTGGTGCGGGATCTGCGCAAGACCAACCATGAACTGGCCATGGCGAATGATTTGAATCTGGAGCTGGCACGGACCGATCCGCTCACCGGTCTCGCCAATCGACGCTATTTCATGGAGCGTTTGCAGACCACTCTCGCGCATGCCCAGGCGCGCGATCATCGTTTATCGCTCGTGATGATCGACCTGGATCATTTCAAGCAGGTCAACGACCGTTTCGGGCATGCGGGCGGCGATGCGACGCTGGTCGCGTTCGCGGGCTTGCTGAAGTCCCAGGTGCGGGCGGCCGATCTGTCCGGGCGGTTTGGCGGGGAGGAATTTGTTCTGTACATGCTCGACGCCGACCTGCGCGCCGCCAGCGAAGCCGCCGGGCGTCTGCGCGTTCAGATGTCCCAGCTGCGCCCGCTCGATGCGGATTTTCGTGTGACCGCCAGCTTTGGCGTGACCGAGTTGAGTCCAGGGGAAACGGCGGAAACGCTCCTGATCCGGGCCGACGATCTGCTCTATCGGGCCAAGGCGGAGGGACGTAACCGGGTGATCGCGGAGGCGTGCGGCGCCTGA